CCGTTGCAGGTCTCAACAAGAGCGGTGTCGCTGGCTCTTACGTGGCCGGTCAGTCCGGTGGCGCGTTGGTGTTCGACCTGTTCCCGAGCGTCTGGGCCGATGGCGAATCCGTCATGAACAAGGAAGGTACGCAAGCCAAGCTCGACAATCCTTCGATGAAGGCCGAGCTGGAAGCGTACAAGACGCTTGCCAACACGCCCAACGGTCTCGGCTCCGGTTCCAAGGAGGAAACCGGCGCCACCTGGACCGCTCCGTTTGCCAACGGCAAGATCGGTGTGATGCCCTATCCGAATACGTCGGTCACGGCCATCATGGAAGCCGAGAAGAAGGGCGGCTTCCACGTCGGTGTCGCTCCGATTCCGGGCACCAAGGAAGGCAAGACCTCCACGTTCCTAGGTGGCGATGCCATGGGTATCTCCAAGGATTCGAAGCACGTCGCGCAGGCATGGAACTTCCTTTCCTGGCTGATGCAGGACAAGACGCAGGCCAAGGTGTTCGCCGCCAAGGGCGATACCGCTTCCAACGTCAAGACCCTGAAGACCGCTTACACCAACGCCGACAAGCGCGTACAGACCATCAACTCCGTCATCATCGACGGCAACGGCCAGACGCCGAAGTCCCCGAAGTTCAATGAGGCGTTCAACGCCGCCGGTTCTCCGTTCCAGCTGCTCATCCAGAATGCCATCTGGGGCAACGGCGATCTTTCCGCCGACAACAAGGCCGTGACCAAGGCGCTCGGCGACAACTGATGGCCCCAAGGCTGATGGGGCATTCGGATGTCTCGATGCTGTTGAGATTCATCATCCGATTGGTTCCTTCAGCCTTTGAATGAGGTTTGTTGGGGATGCTGATGTTGCCGCGGGTCATGCGATTCGCGTCGGCATCAGCATTCACGACGGATTTCATTCTCCAAGAGATCGATTCCTAGTATTTTGCCAATTAAGGAGAGAGAAGCATGTCAAGTGTTTCCAAAGGCGCTGTGACGTCCTCACGGTCCACAATGAAAAGGGAGCAGACCCGTCGTGGGCTGTTGTATGCGTTGCCGGACTGGCTGTTCATCATCATTCTGTTCTTCGTCCCCATCCTCCTGCTGATAGTGATGGCCGGGTCGCGCTGGTCGCTGATGGGCGGCAATCGCGGATGGAATTTCCCGGAGAACTTCATCAAGGTGTTCCAAAGCGATCTGCTCGTTCAGTCGATATGGTTCACCGTGGAATACACGGTTATTGTCACCATTATTCTGCTCGCGCTGGGCTTGGGGCTGGCGTTGATCGTGCAGGAGTCGAGCAGGTGGAACACCGTTCTGCGCACCTGCTTCCTGCTGCCGAGCGCCACCGGTCTGGCCTCCGCGTCGCTGCTGTTCTACGCGATGTATTCCCCGCAGGTCGGCCCGGTCACCAAGATCCTGCATTTCTTCGGGCTTATCGGCGAAGGCGGTTCGGTGCTGGCCACCGGTCAGTCAGCATTGTGGGCCACGGTCATCGTCATCGTCTGGCGCTTCTCCGGCTACTACATGCTGCTGATGATGATCGGCTTGCAGTCCATTCCGGGCGATCTTTATGAGGCGGCGCGTATGGATGGTGCAAACTCGTGGCGCATCTTCCGTTCCATCACCCTGCCGCTGATGAAGCCGACAGTGGTGATGTGCCTGGTCTATTGCGTCACCGGCTCGATCCTGGCGTTCGACCAGTTTTTCATCCTCACCAAGGGTGGTCCGAACAACTCCACGATGACCGTGGTGCAGCTGATCTACAACTTCGCGTTCGATTCCAAGAAGGATCTGGGCATGGCGGCGGCGCTTTCGCTGCTCGTGCTCGTCGCGCTGGTCATCATCAATTCGATCCAGATGCGCGGTATGCGCGACAACACGAAGTAGGGAAGGGAAGAAACATGTCTACAGCATTGTGGAAGCGCGTCGTCGCTCGTATTTTGGAAGCGCTGCTTGCGCTCATCTTCATCATCCCGCTTGCCTGGGTCGTGGTCAGCTCCTTCAGCCCGCAGGCCGGTTCCGCCCAATCGCAGGGTTGGGGCGTCGCCAACTATCTGACGTTGTTCGGCTATCAGGATGGGTTGCCGACCTACCTGGTCAATTCGATTATCGTCACCGTGATTGCCGTCTTTTTCTCCGTTCTGGTATGCACGCTTGCAGGATATTCGTTCTCAAGGTTCAATTACCCGGGACGCAACCTCGGTTTCATGGTCACCCTTTCGATTCTTATGGTGCCTTACGCTTCGTTGCTGATTCCGCTGATGGTCTGGTTCAAGGATATCGGCCTCAACAATTCGCTGCTGGGTGTTGCGTTGGTCATCACGCTTTTCCAGCTGCCGATGAGCACGTTCATCATGCGCATCGCCTTTGACGCCATCCCGAAGGATATGGAGGAAGCGGCGATGGTCGACGGGTGCAACAGCTTCCAGGCATTGATGAAGATTCTGGTGCCTGTGGTCAAGCCGTCGATGGTCACCGTAGGTCTGCTGGCGTTCCTCGAAGCCTGGAACAACTTCATGATTCCGCTGTATCTGGTTGGCTCGGGCAAGGCGACGTTGCCGCTTGCGTTGGTCAACATGCGTCAGCAGACGATGGGCGTCATCGATTACGGCGCCACCGAAGCGGGTGTTGTCATTCTGCTTATTCCGGCGGCGATTCTCTTCCTGGCCTTGCAGAAGTACTATGTCAAGGGCTTCATGGCCGGTGCGGTGAAGGGATGATTGAATTGCTGTTCAACGTATTCAAGGGGAGGTCGAACCATGGCTGATATCTCTATAGTGCAATCCGAAGTTTCAGAGCCCCGTGTCGTCATCACCTCACCATTCTGGGTTCGCCGGCGTGAGCAGATTGCGAAAAGCGTCATCCCTTATCAATGGAAGGTAATGAACGACGAAATCGAGACGAAAGTGCCTGACGATCCGGCGGGGAACCAGTCGCAAAACGACCGGAGCCACGCCATCGGCAACCTTGAGGCTGCCGCAGGGCGCTCGGACGATGAGTTCTCCGGCATGGTGTTTCAGGATTCTGATGTCTACAAATGGCTTGAGGAAGCGGCTTACTCGCTTTCCTACCATCCTGATGATCGACTGCGCAGGCTCTGCGACTGGACGGTTGACCTGATCGCCGAGGCGCAGCAGAGCGACGGATACCTCGATACCCCCTTCCAGATACGATCGGGCGTCTGGGCCGGCCGGTCCCGTTTCTCCCAGCTGCAGCAGTCGCATGAGATGTATGTGATGGGCCATTATATGGAGGCCGGCGTTGCCTACCATGCCGTTACCGGAAACAAGAAGGCGTTGGACATAGCCTGCAGGATGGCCGATTGTCTGGATGCCAATTTCGGGCCGGAAGAAGGCAAGATCCACGGCGCCGATGGCCATCCCGAAGTCGAGCTCGCCTTGGCCAAGCTTTACGAGGCCACCGGGGAGAGCCGCTATCTGAAACTGGCCAAATACCTGATCGAGATACGTGGCCAGGATCCCGATTTCTATGCACGTCAGCAGGCCCGGCAGCACGGCGACAGCATCATGCCGGATATGCTGCGTTTGCCGCTTTCGTATTTCCAGGCCGACAAACCGGTTTGCGAGCAGCATGAAGCCAATGGCCATGCGGTTCGCGTGGGATATCTGTGCACGGGCATCGCCAGTGTCGCTCGCCTGACCGGTGACAAGCAGCTCTTGGATGCTGCCAAGCGGCTATGGTCCAATATCGTCAACAAGCGCATGTATGTCACCGGTGCCATCGGATCCACCCACGTCGGTGAATCGTTCACCTACGACTACGATTTGCCCAACGACACGATGTACGGAGAGACCTGCGCGTCGGTGGCGATGAGCAAATTCGCCAGCCAGATGCTGCTCGTCGAACCTAACGGCGAGTATGCGGATGTGTTGGAACGCGAGTTGTTCAATGGGGCCTTGGCCGGAATCGGCTTGGATGGCAAACAATATTATTACGTCAATCCCTTGGAGTCCGATCCGGCTGGATTGGCCAACCCTGACCGTCATCACGTGCTTTCGCATCGTGTCGATTGGTTCGGTTGCGCCTGCTGCCCCGCGAATATCGCACGGTTGATTGCGTCGGTGGACCAATATATCTATACCGAACTCGATGGCGGGAAGATCGTATTGAGCCATCAGTTCATCGCGAATAACGCTCGGTTCGGCAACGGTCTGAGCGTGGTCCAGAAATCTGATTTCCCATGGGAAGGGCATATCCATTACGAGCTGGCCTTGCCTGGTCAAGCTGCAAAACCTGTTCGCTTCGGTATCAGGATTCCGGCGTGGTCGCTTAGCGCTTATTCGCTCAGTGTCAACGGCGAGGCCCGGCGTCCACAAGTCGATCAGGGGTTTGTCTACTTCGATGTGGCTCCTGGCGAGGTGGTGAATATCGACCTTGACCTCGATATGTCGGTCCAGTTCGTTCGGGCCAATACCCGCGTGCGCAACGATGCCGGAAGTTTGGCGGTCCAGCGTGGCCCGCTGATCTATTGTGCTGAAGAAGCCGATAATCCAGGACCTCTATGGTCTTACGCCATTGAAACCGATGATACGGATAAGGCTGTTACGGCCTTTGATGCGCATCTGCTTTCAGGGGTCGAGACGGTTTCGGTTCCGGCACGACGCGAAGCGTCCGATGACGAAGATGCGCCGTTGTATATGCGTTGGCGCGGCAAATCGGACGGGGAGAAGACGATGCTCAACATGATTCCGTATTATGCGTGGGCGAATCGGGAAATTGGCGGTATGCGCGTGTTCTTCCGAAGAGCTTGAGCGTATCTCGAGTAAGGCCATGGCAGATTCTGCCGGGCTGGAATGATACTTGCCGTTTGATTGAGCAGTTCAATTGAATAGCAAGCGTGCCTTGTTGCGGAGTGGAGTCTTTGACGAGGCGCGCATGGAATGGGAGGGATGGCCCGCCGATCACGGTGGGCCATCTTCCTGTATTGCAATGCTATTCTAGCCATACGACATGCAGTGGTGCGAAAATAAGAGAAAATCAAAAAACTTTGCCGCTAAATATCAAGTAATATGAAAGGTATCGCTTGCGAAAGCGTATGTAGTGTATTATAATAGATCTGATCGTAAAATACTCCACATTTTCATTTTTACGGTTCCCATTCCATGAATGCATACATTGAAGTCTGTGGCATGGAGCAGTTCGGACACCAACAGGTTCTACCTGTGTCACGGCCTTGTGGAGAGGTACGAAGATGCAAGTTCACTTAAGGAAGTGTTTCGCCGTAACGGTCGGGGCGTTGGTCGCCGTCGCCACCATGGCAACCGGCGGCGTTTCTTCCGCAAATGCTTCAGAAGATATCGCCAATCCGAATTCGGCGATTGGATATCCGTCGTTTCATGGCGACCAGAACCCCATTCCCGATTCCGGGGTGCAATATGACGCCGCGAACAGTTATCTGGGCAAGGTGTTCGACCGCGATGTAAGTCAGGGAGCCGGAACGGATACCGCCGACAACCACGATTTCTGGGTTGATCGCATGCTGGTCCGTAAGGGAGACCAGCCGACCGGAACCGGAACGACCGACAAAGGCACCTATCATTATGAGGGTGCGGACGGCAATCAATACATGTTTTCGCGTGGACGCGCCGCCTATATGCGCACCCACGAGCCCGGAACCCTCGGTTTCGGCGGGCAGTTGGCCTATAAGGACACCATCAGCGACAAAGGCGGTTTTTCGGTCAGTCTTTCCGAAGGCGGCACGAAACTGACGCTCAAGGAGGACGGCTCCCAACGCAAGCAGACGCCGAGCTATTGGCAAAGCGTGTTCACCACTTCCGATTCCTCGCTGAAACTTACCGAAATCAAATACATCACCAACGAAAACGTGCTGGTGATGGGCTATAACCTGCAAAGCAGCGTCGCCAAAACAGTAACGGTGGACGTCGGTTCGCCCATCGCCACCAACGCTGACGGCGACGAGCTGACCGGGGTGGTCAACCTCAATCGTCAGCTGACCACGGTGTATCCCCGTCTGTCCGGCGACGGCATGAAGCCGGTCAAGGGCAAACTGCACGGCGATGTCGCGCTGACGGCGAACCAGCCGGTATACAACAAGATTCAGATGGGGCTGCTGGCAGACGAATTGCCAAGCGCGAAAACCGAGTACGATCGGGTGCGCGGCCAGTCGGCCGCACAGGCTTACAAAGACCATGTGACGACCTACAACAAATGGTGGGTCGACAACATCCCGTATATCCAGACTCCCGAGCAGAACATCGACAAGACCGTCTTCTATCGTTGGTGGCTGACCAGGTTCAATTTCATCGATGCCAATATGCCGGGCAACACCTATCAGTTCCCCGCGGCCATCGAAGGTGTGCTGGGCTACAACAACTCCATCGTGCTGACCACCTGCATGTTCCTCAACGATCTGAAGTATCTGCGTGACCCGTCATATTCCTACGGTACGTGGGTGGCTGCCGGCGAGACGGCAAAGAGCAAGCAGTATGTCGACAACCCCGGCGGGACGAGCTGGAACAACAGCTATACGCAATACATCACCGATTCCGCCTGGCAGTCCTATATGGTTCATGGCGGTCCGAAGGCTATTGCGGAAAGCATCGGCACTTACGGACGTAACGATGTCAATGGACTCGTCGGTTCTCAAAACAAATCCTTCAACCGCAACGGCAACAAGCTCATCGATTGGGATTGGGCCTCGATGACCGGCAACGACGCCGATGCGGTGTCGTTCGACGAGCATCCCGGAGAAGCGATGGATCGTCCCGAAAGCGCTTGGGTCTGGGCCAACGCCCGTTCGGCCGCTGACGCCTTCAAAGAAGCCGGAGACGCTTCGGGAGCCGCGGAAATGAAAAAGACCGCGGATGACATTCGTTCGCAGATCATCAGCGAGCTGTGGAACAAGGACACGAACCTGGTACAGTCCAAGTGGATCGGAGCGCATAACGGCCAATTCGCCAAGTGGAAGGAAATCAACAACTTCTACCCCTACGCCGCCGAACTGATGCCGACCGATGGCACATACGACAAGGGTCTGCGCCTGTTCGCCGATGCCGATCAATACCCGATCTTCCCCTTCTTCACCGCCAATCAGGCCGATAAGGCCGAGATGATCAAGGAGACGGGCAACGAAGGCTCCAACAATTTCTCCATCATCAATTCCACGCCGTTGTTCCGTATCTATGCCTCCGGCCTACGTTCATACAACTCCGAAAAGAACGGGTACATCACCCCGGAAAGCTTCAAGAAGCTTCTGTATTGGAACGCTTTCGCCCACTACCAGGGCGGCGACAACCGCTATCCCGATCAGAATGAGTTCTGGAATACGGCCACCGACAAGAACGGCGGCGAAATCGATTACCGTTCCTGGATCCACCACACCCAATTGGGAACCACCAATTGGACGATGGTCGAGGATGTCGCCGGTTTGCGTCCACGCAGCGACGGCAAGATCGAACTCGACCCGATCGCCATCCCGGGCTGGAATTACTTCACCGTCAACAACCTGAGCTATCACGGTCAGGATGTCTCGATCGTCTGGAACGCCAAGGGCAAGGACGGCAAGCTGCATTATACGAACCTGCCTGAAGGCTACTCGCTGTATGTCAGCGGCAAACGTGTCTTCACTTCAGACAAACTGACCCATATCATTTACGATTCCGCCACCGGCCAGGCATCGGTCAGCGGCGCCAACGGCGACCAGAGTGCAACCATCGTTTCCGGAGAGACTCAGTCGTTGCGCAACGCGGACGCCGTGCAGTATGGGTCGGATTCCCGCATCACCGATATCTTCGCCAAGGCAGGCAAAAACATTGACCCGGCCTCCAAGAGCCAGGTCGATGTGGCCAAGGGCGCATCGGTGAGTGCCAGTTATGAGGCCGACGGCAGGCCGGCCACCGCGGCGGTTGACGGTTCGAGCGTCAACGAGCCCTTCTGGGGTACCGACGGATCGAAGAGCGCCAAAGATTCCTTGACGATCGACTTCGGCGCCGCCAAGACCATCGACGACATTCGTCTGTATTTCTACAAGACCGCGGCCAGTTTCACGGTCCAGGGCTATAGCGAGCCGTCGCTGTATCAGCTGGAATACTGGGACGGCGGTGCATGGAAGCGCATTCCCGCCCAGTCTCGCACGCCGGGCATTCCCAAGGCGAACTACAACAATGTCCAATTCCCGGAAATAACGACGAACAAGATCCGTGCCGTGTTCACCCATGCACCGGGTTATAAGACCGGTGTCAAGGAGATCGAGGCCTACGATACGGGCATCGCGGCTCCTGCGGCGAGCAATAAGGCCCCGGTGGTCGATGCGTATGTCGCCAAGAACAGCGCGGAAGGCGCACAGCTTGCCGGAACGGTACGTGACGACGGATTGCCCGACGGCGAGCTTAACGCCAAGTGGGAGATGGTTTCCGGTCCGAAAGGCGGGAAGGTCGTTTTCGCCGATGCCACGAGTGCCAGCACCGTGGCCACATTCAATATCGAAGGTGACTATGTGCTGAAACTGACAGGTTCGGATGGCGAGCTGTCCGCCGAAAAGACGGTGACGGTCCATGGCATCCCGTCGGATGGCACGGTCAATATCGCCTCCCAGGCCAAGCCGACCGTCAGCTCCATCAACGCCACATTGCCGAAGGACAATGCGAAAGTCATCAATGACGGTCAGAGCGACCCTGCAGGATCCTCGGCCAAGATGAGCTGGAACAATTGGGGCCAAAACGACCCCGCACCTTGGGCGCAGTACGAATGGTCCGGCAAGGTTCCGCTCGCGAAGGCGAACGTGTACTTCTGGACGGACGGCGGTGGCGTGCCATTGCCGAAAGCATGGAAGCTGCAATATTGGGATGACTTGTCGAACGGATGGAAAGACGTGTCCTTGAAGTCCGGCTCATCCTATGACATCGCCAAGGGGCAGGGCGAGACGGTATCGTTCAAGACCGTCTGGACTTCCAAGCTCCGTGTGGCGATGACACCTGACGGCGATAGCGCGGTCGGGCTGAGCGAAGTCGAAGCCTATGCCAAAGAACCGCAAAGTGTTGATGCTGTCGCCAGAATGGTGGCAACAGGCAGCAAGGCCAAGGATCTGAAACTGCCCTCGAGCGTGAGTGCCTCGTATGCCGATGGGTCCAGAGCCGATCTGGCTGTGACGTGGCCGGAGGTGAGCGACGCTCAGTTGGCTTCTGACGGAAGCTTCACGCTCAAGGGTGTGGTGGCTGGTGCGCCTGCGGGCGTAACGGCGGTCGTGAATGTGAAAAGCGACGCAAACAGCGCTCTGGCCAACGGTGTCAGCTCCATCGATGACAGCGAGCAGACCGTCTACCAAGGTTCCACCGGTCTCACCCCGCCGGCCACCGTCACCGGACGGTATATGAACGGCGGCAGCGACAGCAGTCTCAAAGTGACGTGGGACGCCGCCCAGCTCAAAGCGGTTAAGCTCGATACCATCGGCGACTACCAGGTGACGGGATCCGTCGCAGGCACGTCCAAGACGGCCAAGCTCGTCGTCCACGTCATCGCCAACCCCAACGCTGCCGATACCACGCCGCTGACCGGGTGGATTCAACCGAAGGCCAAGACCTCGGTGAGTGCCGAGGCCTCGTGGTCCAAGGCCGAAAACAAGCTCAACGATGGGGTGCTCGTCGATGACACCTGGCCCACACAGGACGATCAGGATGTCAACGCCAAGGTCTGGGGCACTTGGGGAGTCGCCACCGACGGTATCTACGCCCAATACACATGGGACAAGGATGCCGTCATCGACAAGGCCCAAGTGCAGTTCTGGGCGAACTTCAGCACGCGAAACGAGGCAAAGGGAGGTCTTGAGATTCCCGATGGCTGGGAAATCCAGTATTGGGACAACGCTTCCAGCGCTTGGAAACAGGTCAGCAGCGGAAAATACACGACTGTACGTAATGACCCGACTCATCACGCCACCGAAAACGGCGGATGGAGCGTGGCCACATTCTCGCCGGTCACCACCAGCAAGCTGCGCCTTGTGCTGCACCCCAACCTGACCCGTAGTGCCACGTTCGGCACTGCCGTGGCCGAATGGCAGGTGCACGCGCAGGACGGAACGCCGGTGGCTGTGAATACCGCTGCCCTGCAATCGGCGGTCAACGCTGCCGAATCGCTGCAGAAGGACAGGTACACCAGCCAAAGCTGGACGCCGTTCGAACAGGCCTTGAACGAGGCCAAGGCATTGTTGGCCAATAGCGCTGCCACCCAGCAGCAGGTCGATCAGGCCCTTCAGAAACTGCATGATGCGCAGTTGGCGTTGGTCCCGGTCACCCCGATGCCGAGTGCGGACCTCACCGAGCTCAATACACTCATCGCTGCTGTCAGCGGTTTACAGGAAGACGCGTATACGAAGGACAGCTGGAAGGTGTTCGCACAGGCTCTGCAACGAGCCAAGAGTGTGGTCGCCGACAGCAATGCCACCCAGCAGGAAGTCGATGCGGCCTTGCGTGATTTGCGCAACGCCAGGAACGGCCTTAAGGCCGCGCCGTCTCTTCCCGGCAAAACCGATACCAGCAAGCTGTCGGAAACGGTGAATAAGGCGAGCGGGCTCAGGCAAGCTGATTACACCGCCGCCTCCTGGAGCCGCTTTGCAAGTGCTCTCGCCCAAGCGCAGAGTGTGCTGACGGATTCGGCTTCCACCCAGCAGCAGATTGATGCCGCCCTGCGTCAATTGAATGATGCGATGAATGCTCTGAAGCCTGTCAACGGGGTGGTTCCCGGTAACGGCGGAACCGCTCTTGGTGGCGGCGATGCAGCAAATTCCACTCATCACAAGCAGGCAGGCAAAGCCGGTGCTCTGAGCAACACGGGTACTTATGGAACGGTCGCGTTGACCGTGCTGACGGTTGCGTTGGCGGCGCTCGGCACTGTGCTCGAGCTGAGCCGTCGCCGTAGGCGTCATGGTGTCCGCTGATTGCTGCTGACATAAGAATGGGAATCGGCCGACCGTAGCGTTTGATCAAGGTCGGCCGATTTCTTATTTATACACACGTAATGAATTATTCGTATGCGATGAAGGATTCGAATGATGGATAAATTTTTGAGTTTTCACAAGAAGCGCATGACGGTATTGGCAGCGGGAGCCGTTGCGGTCTCCATGGCCGCCGGTTTTGCCGTGACCTGCGATGCCGCTGCGGCACAGCCCGTCTCGCAAGAGCAGACGCCGCCCAGCGTGGCCGGCTATGCCTATAACGCATTGCCGTACAACAATCCCGATATCAAGGTCACCCAGATTGACAACAGCGATATGCCTGCCTATCTGCGCAATCCCATAGGGCAGAAGGAGGGGATCGGCACTCCGGATGACCTGTCCGATAACTATTATTCCGCCGACGCGGCCCCGATGGCATATGACGGCAAGCTGTTTGTCTATACGGGCCACGATGAGGCCAGCCCCACCGACGGAACGTTTGTGATGAAGGATTGGGGCGTCTACGTCACCGATAACCCCGAATCCGGAAAATGGACGCATTATAAGAATGTGGCCAAGGCCGATCTTTTCGACTGGGCCACCGGCGATGGGGCCTATGCCGGTCAGGTCGTCGCCGATGACGGAGGAACCCCCGAAGACCCTTCCGATGATTGCTTCTACTATTACATTCCGGTCAAAGACCGCAACGCCAAACCGGGAGCCGATCCGTTTTCCATAGGCGTAGCGACTTCACGCAGTCCTTTGGGCCCTTGGAAGGACGCCATCGGCCATCCGTTGCTGACAACCGCGCAGACGCAGATCGAGACCATCGATCCGGCGTTCTTCGTCGACAACGACGGCAGCGCATACATGCATTTCGGCACGTTCAATTCCCAGCTGGCTGTGAAGATGGCCAAGGACCAACGTACGGGCCGTACCTCGTTCACGCAGCTCGAAAGCGTTGAGGGCGCTTCCGGACCGGAACCGAAGATATACCAGATGCGCGATGAGGATGCGCTTTCTCAGGTTAGCAATTACGACCCCAAGCAGGACATTCTCGGCAGCGATTATGCGCGCAACGTGGACGCTCATCTGTCGTTGGGCAATAACGGCGGCGCGTACGCCAACGGTCCCAAAGGGTTCTTCGAAGCATCATGGGTGTTCCATAAAGGAGACACCTATTACAACGTCTATGACGGAGGGAAGCCCGGTTCCGGCCATGCGACCTGCGTCGAGTCGAACTACCAGGCCTGCATCGAATATTCGAGCGCGTCGAGTCCGCTGGGTCCGTGGAAATATCAAGGCAAGATCCTTGACCATGGCAGCGCCACGACCATGCATCCGTCGGTGGTTCAATTCGGCGGCAAATGGTGGGTCACCTACCATACCGCCGACAAAAAGGGCGGCACCGATTTCAGACGCGCGCTGTGCATCGATACCGTGGATTGGAACGACGGACGGATGACGAGCGTTGCGCATCCGACGAAGGCGGAAAAGATACAGCCGTCGCGTAATGTGGCTCCGTACGCCATCCCCAGCGCTACCTTCACCGAGACCGCGTCGTTTGTCGGATCGCTCAACGATGGGCGAGTGCTGCAAACCGCCGTCGTGCCAGCCGACCATTGGACCAATTACCGGTCCATACCTCAGCCGCAATCTTCGGATTCACTGATCTACCAATGGGACGGGCAGGTGCGCATCGACAGTTCCAAGGTGTTCTTTGATGTTGACAGCAACGCGCTGCGTGCGCCGCAGACGTGGAAACTGCAATATCTCACCGATGATGGGGCATGGAAGGATGTCGGCAATCCCAGCGCTTACACCGTGCAGACCGGTAAAGGCAACCCCAACGTCGTGACGTTTGACGCCGTGACCACCAGCGCTCTCAAACTCGACCTTGTCGCCCAGCCGGTAGATGGCGGATATGCCTCGGTGGGGGTTCCCGAATGGGAGGTGTACGGCCAGGAAGGCGGAACCGCCATGTCGGTTCCCGCACTTACCACGGCAACCGGATCGGCTCCGCAGTTGCCTGCAAGGGTACCGGTCTCCTATGGTTCTTTGCGCGTGCAGGCTCCGGTGATCTGGCGGCCGGTTGACGCCGGCAGCTATGCGCAGGCAGGCTCGTTCACCGTGCCTGGCGTTGTCGCCGGGCTGTCGGATTCCGGCATCTCCAGCTCGCAGGATGAAACCCCGACAGGCAATGTGCAGGTCAGGGTCAACGTCGTCGACCATTATGCGCCCGCTGCGGATGTCACCGCTCCTGTGGCCAAGGTCGCGCTCGCCGGAACGCAAGGCAGGAACGGCTGGGTGATCAACCATCCTGTGGCTCTGGTGTCTGCCGTCGACGACAGCGCCGCCCCCGCCTCGCGGCTTGAGCTGAAAATAGGGGATCAGGATTGGCGAACCATCGCTACCGGGGCCAATACCGCTTTTGCCGGTGTCGACGGGGAAGGCCGGATCGAAGTCCAGGCGCGTGCGGTCGATGCCGCCTCCAACAGCTCGTCTGTCGTCTCGCAGAGCGTCGATGTCGATTCTCGGGCACCGACGGTCACGGCCAATCTTGATAGCGCGAACCGTGCGATCACGTTGAACGTCGACGATCAGGGCGGTTCGGGTGTCGAC
The window above is part of the Bifidobacterium sp. ESL0704 genome. Proteins encoded here:
- a CDS encoding glycoside hydrolase family 127 protein, encoding MADISIVQSEVSEPRVVITSPFWVRRREQIAKSVIPYQWKVMNDEIETKVPDDPAGNQSQNDRSHAIGNLEAAAGRSDDEFSGMVFQDSDVYKWLEEAAYSLSYHPDDRLRRLCDWTVDLIAEAQQSDGYLDTPFQIRSGVWAGRSRFSQLQQSHEMYVMGHYMEAGVAYHAVTGNKKALDIACRMADCLDANFGPEEGKIHGADGHPEVELALAKLYEATGESRYLKLAKYLIEIRGQDPDFYARQQARQHGDSIMPDMLRLPLSYFQADKPVCEQHEANGHAVRVGYLCTGIASVARLTGDKQLLDAAKRLWSNIVNKRMYVTGAIGSTHVGESFTYDYDLPNDTMYGETCASVAMSKFASQMLLVEPNGEYADVLERELFNGALAGIGLDGKQYYYVNPLESDPAGLANPDRHHVLSHRVDWFGCACCPANIARLIASVDQYIYTELDGGKIVLSHQFIANNARFGNGLSVVQKSDFPWEGHIHYELALPGQAAKPVRFGIRIPAWSLSAYSLSVNGEARRPQVDQGFVYFDVAPGEVVNIDLDLDMSVQFVRANTRVRNDAGSLAVQRGPLIYCAEEADNPGPLWSYAIETDDTDKAVTAFDAHLLSGVETVSVPARREASDDEDAPLYMRWRGKSDGEKTMLNMIPYYAWANREIGGMRVFFRRA
- a CDS encoding sugar ABC transporter permease, producing MSSVSKGAVTSSRSTMKREQTRRGLLYALPDWLFIIILFFVPILLLIVMAGSRWSLMGGNRGWNFPENFIKVFQSDLLVQSIWFTVEYTVIVTIILLALGLGLALIVQESSRWNTVLRTCFLLPSATGLASASLLFYAMYSPQVGPVTKILHFFGLIGEGGSVLATGQSALWATVIVIVWRFSGYYMLLMMIGLQSIPGDLYEAARMDGANSWRIFRSITLPLMKPTVVMCLVYCVTGSILAFDQFFILTKGGPNNSTMTVVQLIYNFAFDSKKDLGMAAALSLLVLVALVIINSIQMRGMRDNTK
- a CDS encoding carbohydrate ABC transporter permease, which codes for MSTALWKRVVARILEALLALIFIIPLAWVVVSSFSPQAGSAQSQGWGVANYLTLFGYQDGLPTYLVNSIIVTVIAVFFSVLVCTLAGYSFSRFNYPGRNLGFMVTLSILMVPYASLLIPLMVWFKDIGLNNSLLGVALVITLFQLPMSTFIMRIAFDAIPKDMEEAAMVDGCNSFQALMKILVPVVKPSMVTVGLLAFLEAWNNFMIPLYLVGSGKATLPLALVNMRQQTMGVIDYGATEAGVVILLIPAAILFLALQKYYVKGFMAGAVKG
- a CDS encoding sugar ABC transporter substrate-binding protein produces the protein MKSFKQAGRILAGVVAAAMLIPMAACGGGSSDQAAKKVTGAGADDGTTITLWTRAPLERQAKNVVSAYNSSHKNKVKLEIIPNDDMEGKVGGASQTDSLPDILAGDVVRIPYWASEGIFTDITKQISALKNKDDLQQGHIEAGTVDGKEYTLPFITDVSIMVWNKDLYKQAGLDPEKGPSSIKDFTEQAKAVAGLNKSGVAGSYVAGQSGGALVFDLFPSVWADGESVMNKEGTQAKLDNPSMKAELEAYKTLANTPNGLGSGSKEETGATWTAPFANGKIGVMPYPNTSVTAIMEAEKKGGFHVGVAPIPGTKEGKTSTFLGGDAMGISKDSKHVAQAWNFLSWLMQDKTQAKVFAAKGDTASNVKTLKTAYTNADKRVQTINSVIIDGNGQTPKSPKFNEAFNAAGSPFQLLIQNAIWGNGDLSADNKAVTKALGDN